A genomic segment from Amyelois transitella isolate CPQ chromosome 15, ilAmyTran1.1, whole genome shotgun sequence encodes:
- the LOC132902584 gene encoding uncharacterized protein LOC132902584, whose protein sequence is MLPLTCPPTANTEILDENLIELDSSILEILGEDPTAATTYGKDIQKDLAIRLEHIATQGLSRETRKELLEKFLIPSNCTLIDAPAINPEIKGAIPIVVAKRTKAMEYKQKQLAGAIAGLSIIITQLINKKDSNSEILKNLMDVCRLLCDCQHNDSVTRKGFILSTLKKDMKEQIENTKIDKFLFGNDLAETLKAAKAINKSSAELKPVPVKQPTRKAANFSSKNVKAPPTRRGTTSTSQRHQETAPERRTKLQRASSSRTSQRASRHNHR, encoded by the coding sequence ATGTTACCGTTGACCTGTCCTCCTACTGCTAATACGGAGATTCTCGATGAGAATCTTATAGAACTAGATAGTTCTATTTTGGAAATTCTTGGAGAAGATCCCACGGCAGCTACCACATATGGTAAAGATATTCAAAAAGACCTGGCCATTCGACTTGAGCATATCGCAACACAAGGGTTATCAAGGGAAACCCGCAAGGAGTTGCTCGAAAAATTCCTCATACCGAGTAATTGTACTCTTATTGATGCACCAGCCATTAATCCTGAAATAAAGGGCGCTATACCTATAGTAGTTGCAAAAAGAACTAAAGCTAtggaatacaaacaaaaacaattagcTGGTGCTATTGCGGGTCTCAGTATAATCATAACTCAATTAATTAACAAGAAAGATTCTAACTCGGAAAtactaaaaaatttaatggatGTTTGTCGGTTACTGTGTGACTGTCAACACAATGATTCTGTTACAAGGAAGGGATTTATTCTGAGCACTCTTAAGAAAGATATGAAAGAACAAatagaaaatactaaaatagatAAGTTTTTATTCGGTAATGACTTGGCCGAAACTTTAAAAGCCGCTAaggctataaataaatctagtgCTGAACTTAAGCCAGTTCCTGTCAAGCAACCTACAAGAAAAGCAGCTAATTTCTCTTCAAAAAACGTGAAAGCACCCCCGACTCGTCGGGGGACTACATCAACATCACAAAGACACCAGGAGACTGCGCCGGAGCGGCGGACGAAGCTTCAGCGCGCCAGCTCGTCGAGGACATCGCAGCGAGCGTCGAGACACAACCACCGCTAA